Within Butyrivibrio fibrisolvens, the genomic segment ATCCAGACCATTGTCAGCACCATCATTTAATCCTGAATCAGCTCTCCAGTTAGTCCTCGAAAGTGTCTCTTCGGACAGCTTACCTGACTCCTGAAGCTGATAGAAAAGCAATGATTTGGCGAGAGCATCCCCATAATTGTAATTGCCTGCAGCATCTGCCGTAACTGTTACTGATGGGAATCTGCAACATGTCGCAAGCAGGACTGCCGACAATGACCCCACTAGAACTTTCTTGCAAAAAGACTTTGTTTCTTTGTGCATTTCAAGGCTTCCTCCTTTAAATGGTTTTGTATTTAGTAATATCAGCGCGCATGATATTAGAATTCGGTATCTCGTAGTATGTATACATTCTCGAATAGTTTTACTACAAAAAGTAACTTGTTAAAGCACTATTATGTATCGAAAAAGCATTTAGTTTCCATCAAACAACTATACAATCAGTATATTTTAGAGAATGAAAAAATTCAGTTTACAAATAACGTAATTTTTACATCAATATCTTCACACTTATATTTTGAGCTAAAAACAAAGCCATCTATAGATGCCATAAATATCATAACTTAAACGTTTACTTTAGTAAATATAGCAAGTTAATATTTGTTAATATCTATTAATATTATTACGCTTTTTATAGATATTAATCACAAAATATCGTACTGTTTTTTCTTGTTTTGTGGATTTTAGTCATTAAAAAAGTATACTTTTAGTATACTTTTTAATGACTGCATCGAATTTATATAAGATAAGAGTTCCATCAAAATATGCTGTCAGCATCTGCACCTAGCGCCTTGACCTTATTTAGGAACAGGAGACAGTTATCAGCTTCCTCCTGATTAAATTCGTAGCCGCAAACTTTATCTTCGATTTTGTTCTATCCAAGAGACAGAATAATCAACCAGCTCTACCTGGCTCATCAATCTTGATTCAGCTTCTCCTATTTTTCCAATGTTAACTTTACTATTTTTTTCAAACTCTAATCCTATATCCTCAAAGTCCTCTCCATCAACAAATAATGTGGAGTATGCTTTCCACACTCGGATGCCGTTCTCTATGATTGCACTGTGTTCTATACAATCATGCTTTCCCGGATAATCTGCTCTGACATCGGCTAAATGTATTGAAGTATTTTTGTCGTAGCCTACCCCAATTAACAAAACCTTAGCATCAAGCTCATAGAGCCTTGCAATTGGAGAACCTTCTCCAAAAATATTAGATAATGAATGATTTTCAGTAAGATACGTAGCATATTTTCCCCAGGCACAGACTGACCTTGCGGGATGATTTGACCTTACACTTCCAGGCCATCTACGAAACATCTCAGCAACCGCTCCCATTGTATTAGTCGGAGTAATATTTTTATCATATGCCGGCCAATTTGCTCTGATTTTGTCCCACTCTGATTCATCCACCTCCCAGTGTACTCCCGTTTCTGGATCCAAATTCTTCCACGACTGGGTCGGCATCATGATTGTGCCTTCAAGACCAACCACATCTATCAACGCTTCAATTACTGTTTG encodes:
- a CDS encoding aminoglycoside N(3)-acetyltransferase, translating into MKTITKQELINDFIRIGLEKGDVVIVHTSLKKIGYVCGGAQTVIEALIDVVGLEGTIMMPTQSWKNLDPETGVHWEVDESEWDKIRANWPAYDKNITPTNTMGAVAEMFRRWPGSVRSNHPARSVCAWGKYATYLTENHSLSNIFGEGSPIARLYELDAKVLLIGVGYDKNTSIHLADVRADYPGKHDCIEHSAIIENGIRVWKAYSTLFVDGEDFEDIGLEFEKNSKVNIGKIGEAESRLMSQVELVDYSVSWIEQNRR